A genome region from Gouania willdenowi chromosome 9, fGouWil2.1, whole genome shotgun sequence includes the following:
- the LOC114470198 gene encoding zinc finger protein 462-like isoform X2 has translation MQNDSVQPSSSSHSEVTQKNVSQGPPVSSYKCSHCSLIFRSGLFLSKHLNKVHGYDVDMALKNAGLKRHDTNHTADAGSQKCQHCDFISRNQETLKIHERYCQREFNKVGKATLSSPRHVTESPSAQNTASVTSQPNEDPKAHQVCEAESTSKNLKIYRRPSQTVGEPFMGTPGAKVKVPLDNEDCAKETLVLKDSPQSPSPNSRGVFKVTAKNTQIDVLKYSAWNFLHRDPLMMEKLRKPMEQTECEKQDAKKVAKRMQSESADGSPHKRAKSDTKAADHSKVESQETEDSPSSANISFEVSDDEVQEKNVEDDKALYFCKHCDYSDVDLGLMVAHYQDDHPYVRHNTAYIQDSGDQSATFRCLQCPLEFATTACLQRHYVERHPEGPDVFMVKSSKINKAFKCFLCSHITPTIIALKEHYKDAHPMLAVGDSLSYCRYLVTGKEKLSTQLNQDDTRSYQRKSGENPSESITLPSAEVKTLHQQPTLKGGDTTLYKCTNCTFIHKSVIVMHVHYQKSHPEEAISIDKIKLSARIGQQETSKSLNNSTNSMTATVTTKHDMDSSEKTKVKTEVSNQRKIKVLIPKCELEPLSIDLQRTKTKKVSVKKEKVTNGIQSVKEEQSLSHDLSASLLQHLFYCQCCSYTSPKARSVLAHHYGKHASENLVVTMEEIVKYSSKMRKAETKPENAHESTWSFPSKINEPVEASSEMETQCELDSQTKNQCAKPNLYRHVRKLFYCIKCHFASPFIKGVLHHQSMMHKGSLFSSQDVLKYSALVVKKIKKSKFLQKHLPFYSGLPLPLMLEGDERRFFCHFCNYRHEEMSTVSKHCKKSHGAKIQDETIKKYSAFVRKNKQKSHVKGTVKDDLSQTNVMKTIQEEENAESFTVSAPNISGASQKQRVFRCPGCTYNAHHAYLLRRHMGQVHNFRTTASEILKEAFKKGLLQPGYHCEFCVFTNHDAVLFHQHYEQEHPKYFRSFKHVSTHLHVGTTASLQKMKSEPKYQEDGCGAPNNGSLPRPVKHLYNKNSSKDGFRPTAKSPKSPTFGQKGSTKASQVFEPYQEPLDFDNLSDEAADPPTLFKCPHCSRVLKSEHNLIVHCKMKHYAAEQQKQVPVKKRIHIFKCLDCAYVHTKYQGVLSHSQKRHPHLKPRADSLHVDTMNRQSSTDKEGENGGHLVISGYMCKTCTVVFKKLDRFKEHCEIAHVETKTSKGLSKPSSTSNPTLSKVHSSQKLNKSKASLVYKYKFTKIKCPHCPFVCCSQLILNRHLIAHFRRGNASHNETMVNSSGSSPTFEGEKLLAYRCPKCSYVNTSHHGILRHCHMRHPKVQARARNLKMMEIFFSNIVKPSFGEASNQTGYLCKYCHKIYPSSPKLKIHLMENHSKSSGSETWTEPESQAVTNLIQFPTSEADEGQNQQTDFPKTIPPVPLQTTSKMYNCHMCSYKGLYRRYLQAHYRKTHKLDSFTTFKLLNKYNKVKTKKVQSFIDSTEPEVKESAKCILCPHLTFNSFQMLVDHYSTVHSLKGKSDFIIISTGDKKKTTGVYRCCQCFKQMNGIRKLCIHINNHRAELKDSIHRTIKPEPEPIELCMPGEEPPLEVGENLSQLIAAEIDHPSTSPLQFPSEPDDQHQPKIVGHMCELCGRMFMSMKGLLSHERSHAAVAGLKNLHDVLESSGTKPRVEKYLCYKAESGKPFACQICSYRTTTLGLWRRHFTRIHPDRVGAADAHEGVKTTEQDSPEKLSSQDELDDEIEPAECKFPVHGTTGCPTSAEPLQHGGPERH, from the exons ATGCAAAACG ATTCAGTACAACCATCCTCATCTTCCCATAGTGAAGTCACCCAGAAAAATGTGAGTCAAGGACCTCCAGTCAGTTCTTACAAGTGCAGCCACTGTTCGCTGATTTTCAGGTCAGGGCTGTTTCTGTCTAAGCACCTCAACAAGGTGCATGGCTATGATGTTGATATGGCATTGAAGAATGCTGGATTAAAGCGGCATGACACTAACCACACAGCTGACGCTGGCTCCCAAAAGTGCCAACACTGTGATTTCATCTCTCGTAACCAAGAAACCCTGAAAATACATGAAAGGTATTGTCAGAGGGAATTTAATAAAGTGGGCAAAGCCACTCTATCAAGTCCTCGGCATGTTACTGAAAGCCCAAGTGCACAAAATACTGCTAGCGTAACTAGTCAGCCGAATGAGGATCCAAAAGCACATCAGGTCTGTGAAGCCGAATCTACATCAAAAAATCTAAAGATATACAGAAGACCATCACAAACTGTCGGTGAGCCATTTATGGGGACCCCTGGAGCCAAAGTGAAAGTCCCACTTGATAATGAAGATTGTGCAAAAGAAACCCTTGTTTTAAAAGACTCTCCACAATCTCCAAGTCCAAATAGTCGAGGGGTGTTTAAAGTCACTGCAAAAAATACTCAGAttgatgttttgaaatattctGCCTGGAATTTTTTGCATAGGGATCCCCTCATGATGGAAAAGCTAAGGAAGCCAATGGAacagacagaatgtgaaaaacagGATGCTAAGAAGGTTGCCAAGAGAATGCAAAGTGAAAGTGCTGATGGGAGTCCTCATAAAAGAGCAAAATCAGACACGAAAGCTGCAGATCATTCAAAAGTAGAAAGTCAGGAAACAGAAGACTCACCCAGCAGTGCAAACATTTCATTTGAAGTCAGTGACGATGAGGTGCAAGAGAAAAATGTTGAGGATGACAAAGCACTTTATTTCTGTAAGCACTGTGACTATAGTGATGTTGACCTCGGTCTCATGGTGGCGCATTATCAGGATGACCATCCGTATGTCAGGCACAATACTGCCTACATTCAGGATTCCGGAGATCAAAGTGCCACCTTTCGCTGCCTCCAGTGTCCACTTGAGTTCGCAACCACAGCCTGCCTTCAGAGGCATTATGTGGAGCGTCATCCAGAGGGTCCAGATGTTTTCATGGTAAAATCAAGCAAGATCAACAAGGCTTTCAAATGCTTTCTGTGCTCGCATATCACTCCCACCATAATTGCTCTTAAAGAACATTATAAAGATGCTCATCCAATGCTCGCTGTGGGAGATTCTTTGTCATACTGCCGATATTTGGTGACTGGAAAAGAAAAATTGTCCACACAGCTAAATCAGGACGACACGCGTTCTTATCAAAGAAAATCAGGAGAGAATCCTTCTGAAAGTATCACTTTACCATCAGCAGAAGTTAAAACATTACATCAACAGCCAACCTTGAAAGGGGGGGACACAACCCTGTACAAATGCACCAATTGCACATTCATCCACAAATCTGTCATCGTTATGCACGTTCACTATCAAAAAAGCCATCCAGAGGAAGCAATATCGATAGATAAAATCAAACTTTCAGCTCGCATTGGGCAACAAGAAACATCTAAAAGTTTGAATAATTCAACAAATTCAATGACAGCAACTGTGACAACTAAGCATGATATGGATTCCTCAGAGAAAACGAAAGTCAAAACTGAGGTGTCAAACCAAAGGAAAATAAAAGTATTGATTCCCAAGTGTGAACTCGAACCTCTAAGTATTGATCTACAAAGGACAAAAACCAAGAAGGTTTCCGTGAAGAAGGAAAAAGTAACCAATGGGATCCAAAGTGTTAAAGAAGAACAGTCACTCAGCCATGACTTGTCTGCAAGTTTACTGCAACATCTGTTTTACTGCCAGTGTTGTAGCTATACAAGCCCTAAAGCCAGAAGTGTACTTGCTCATCATTATGGAAAACATGCTTCTGAAAATTTAGTTGTAACTATGGAAGAAATCGTCAAGTACAGTTCTAAAATGCGGAAAGCTGAAACTAAACCTGAGAACGCACATGAAAGTACTTGGTCCTTTCCTTCCAAAATTAATGAACCGGTTGAGGCATCGAGTGAAATGGAGACACAATGTGAATTGGACAGTCAAACCAAGAATCAGTGTGCAAAACCAAATCTCTATAGACATGTAAGAAAATTATTTTACTGCATTAAGTGCCATTTTGCAAGCCCTTTTATAAAAGGAGTACTGCACCATCAATCCATGATGCACAAGGGATCTCTTTTTAGTTCTCAAGATGTTTTGAAGTATTCTGCTTTGGttgttaagaaaataaaaaagtcaaaatttctgCAAAAACACCTTCCTTTTTATTCAGGTCTTCCCCTTCCTTTGATGCTTGAAGGCGATGAACGCAggtttttctgccacttttgcaACTATAGACATGAGGAGATGAGCACTGTTTCAAAACATTGCAAAAAATCGCATGGAGCTAAAATACAAGATGAAACGATTAAAAAGTACTCCGCTTTTGTCCGCAAAAACAAGCAGAAATCGCATGTAAAAGGGACAGTAAAAGATGACCTCAGTCAGACAAATGTGATGAAAACGATACAGGAAGAGGAAAATGCTGAATCGTTTACAGTTTCAGCACCAAATATATCAGGAGCCTCGCAAAAACAAAGGGTATTCCGATGTCCTGGCTGTACATACAATGCACATCATGCATATCTTTTGAGAAGGCATATGGGTCAAGTCCATAATTTCAGAACCACTGCATCAGAGATTTTGAAGGAAGCCTTTAAAAAAGGACTTTTGCAGCCAGGCTACCACTGTGAGTTTTGCGTTTTCACCAACCACGATGCTGTATTGTTCCATCAGCACTATGAGCAAGAACACCCTAAATACTTCAGAAGCTTTAAGCATGTGAGTACTCATTTACATGTTGGAACCACAGCATCCCTTCAGAAGATGAAATCAGAACCTAAGTACCAGGAAGATGGTTGTGGTGCCCCTAATAACGGATCACTACCACGGCCAGTTAAACATTTATACAACAAAAACTCCTCTAAAGATGGCTTCAGGCCTACTGCTAAAAGTCCAAAGAGTCCTACCTTTGGCCAGAAGGGAAGTACAAAAGCCTCCCAAGTATTCGAGCCTTACCAGGAACCTCTTGATTTTGACAATTTGTCTGATGAGGCAGCGGATCCTCCAACACTGTTCAAGTGCCCCCATTGCTCTAGGGTGCTGAAAAGTGAACACAACCTCATTGTTCACTGTAAAATGAAACACTATGCAGCTGAACAGCAAAAACAAGTGCCAGTCAAAAAGCGCATACACATCTTTAAGTGTCTTGATTGTGCGTACGTCCACACCAAGTACCAGGGAGTCCTTTCGCACAGCCAAAAAAGGCACCCCCACCTTAAACCCAGGGCGGATAGCCTTCATGTGGACACGATGAACCGTCAAAGCTCCACCGACAAAGAAGGTGAAAATGGTGGTCATTTAGTAATAAGTGGCTACatgtgtaaaacatgcacagTCGTCTTTAAAAAGCTGGACCGATTCAAAGAACACTGTGAGATTGCACACGTTGAGACGAAGACAAGTAAAGGGCTAAGCAAACCATCAAGTACAAGTAATCCAACACTTTCCAAAGTCCACAGTTCTCAAAAGCTGAATAAATCCAAAGCTTCTTTGGTGTACAAGTATAAATTCACCAAGATAAAATGTCCCcactgtccttttgtgtgttgctCACAACTTATACTAAACAGACACTTGATTGCTCATTTTCGGAGAGGAAATGCCTCACACAATGAGACAATGGTTAATTCATCTGGGTCAAGCCCAACATTTGAAGGAGAAAAGTTATTGGCGTACAGATGTCCAAAGTGTTCATATGTGAACACTAGTCATCACGGGATTCTCAGGCATTGCCATATGAGGCATCCAAAGGTTCAAGCAAGAGCACGTAACCTTAAAATGATGGAAATCTTTTTTTCCAACATAGTGAAACCATCATTTGGAGAAGCCTCTAATCAAACTGGGTACTTGTGTAAATATTGCCATAAGATTTACCCTTCATCaccaaagctgaaaatccacttgaTGGAGAATCATAGCAAAAGCAGTGGCTCTGAGACCTGGACTGAACCTGAATCCCAAGCTGTAACTAATCTTATCCAATTTCCAACATCAGAAGCAGATGAAGGACAAAACCAGCAGACAGACTTTCCTAAAACTATTCCGCCAGTGCCACTGCAAACAACATCAAAGATGTACAACTGTCACATGTGTAGCTACAAGGGACTTTATCGCAGGTACCTTCAAGCCCACTACAGAAAAACCCACAAACTGGATTCATTCACCACGTTCAAGTTACTCAACAAGTACAACAAAGTGAAAACCAAGAAGGTCCAAAGCTTTATTGACTCGACGGAACCTGAAGTAAAAGAGAGCGCCAAATGTATACTATGTCCTCACCTAACGTTCAACTCATTTCAGATGCTTGTTGACCACTATAGTACTGTTCATTCCCTGAAAGGCAAATCAGATTTCATCATAATCTCAACGGGAGATAAGAAAAAGACCACAGGAGTTTACAGATGTTGCCAATGCTTCAAACAGATGAATGGCATTCGTAAGCTTTGCATCCACATTAATAATCACAGAGCAGAACTAAAGGACTCAATCCACAGGACCATAAAACCAGAGCCTGAACCAATCGAG ctTTGCATGCCAGGTGAAGAGCCTCCATTAGAAGTCGGTGAGAACCTCTCCCAATTAATTGCTGCAGAGATTGATCATCCGTCAACTAGTCCCCTGCAGTTCCCTTCAGAACCTGATGATCAGCATCAACCAAAAATAGTCGGGCATATGTGTGAGCTGTGTGGGCGAATGTTCATGTCAATGAAGGGATTGCTCTCACATGAGCGCAGCCACGCAGCTGTGGCCGGCCTAAAGAACTTACATGATGTACTAGAGTCGTCAGGAACGAAGCCCAG AGTTGAAAAATATCTTTGCTACAAAGCTGAATCTGGGAAGCCTTTCGCGTGTCAGATCTGTTCCTATCGAACCACCACCCTCGGCCTTTGGCGCCGTCATTTTACTCGGATACATCCAG ATCGTGTTGGGGCTGCCGATGCACACGAGGGCGTTAAGACGACTGAGCAGGACTCTCCGGAGAAACTGAGCAGTCAAGATGAGCTGGATGATGAAATTGAACCTGCCGAATGCAA GTTCCCTGTACACGGAACCACAGGATGTCCAACGTCAGCTGAGCCACTACAACATGGTGGCCCAGAGCGCCATTGA